One Granulicella sp. 5B5 DNA window includes the following coding sequences:
- a CDS encoding helix-turn-helix domain-containing protein, which translates to MDVRQSAAYLGISDDTLYRYASEGFVPAFKLGNRWRFRKSLLDAWMDKQSGAAPAPKATAR; encoded by the coding sequence ATGGATGTCCGGCAGTCGGCGGCATATCTCGGGATCTCGGACGACACACTCTACCGGTATGCGTCGGAAGGATTTGTGCCAGCGTTCAAACTTGGCAACCGCTGGCGATTTCGTAAGTCTCTGCTGGATGCATGGATGGATAAGCAATCTGGCGCGGCGCCGGCACCGAAGGCGACTGCGCGATGA
- a CDS encoding DUF4031 domain-containing protein, with protein MSVYVDPVMEHGGSKEFRWTRSCHMYADTLDELHAMALRIGMRRAWFQDKEKLPHYDLVPARRKEAVAAGAIEHTREQMVQFMRQRMGLSEGQRSLFGGGDEGRV; from the coding sequence ATGAGTGTCTACGTTGACCCCGTGATGGAGCATGGTGGCTCAAAGGAGTTCAGGTGGACGCGCAGTTGCCACATGTATGCCGACACTCTCGACGAGCTGCACGCGATGGCGCTCCGGATTGGAATGAGGCGCGCTTGGTTTCAGGACAAAGAGAAGTTGCCGCACTATGACCTGGTCCCGGCTCGGCGCAAGGAAGCGGTTGCGGCTGGTGCCATCGAACACACGCGCGAGCAGATGGTGCAGTTCATGCGGCAGCGTATGGGTCTGAGCGAGGGGCAGCGAAGTTTGTTTGGAGGCGGCGATGAAGGAAGAGTTTGA